Sequence from the Miscanthus floridulus cultivar M001 chromosome 16, ASM1932011v1, whole genome shotgun sequence genome:
GTGCTACTGAATGTAGTGTTGGTTTTTAGCTGCTTGGACATCTTTTGTTAAATGATAATATGAATTATCTATCTTCAAATGCCGAGTATCTGTGTTACAGTTGCTTTCATTTTTGTTTTACTAAAATAGACCTCATATAATTGAATTCTTTCCTTCATTAATCATAACGAAATTTAAAATGTGATTTTCAATCCAATGGTCAGGTATACTGCTGATATTGTTCCAAGATCTGTTTACACATCAGGGAAGTCATCATCTGCTGCTGGTTTGACAGCAACTGTAGCTAAAGAACCAGAGACTGGCGAATTCTGTATTGAGGTACTACCAAAATTTAGAAATATATTTCTTTTATCAGAACAAGTATTGTTGAATGCAAACAAAACTTTGAGAAATCTGTACATGCTGGTTGCCTAATTCTAGTGTGGGTGGTAACAATTGCTGAGTTAATAAACAGTGGTAACCATCAAGAAGTTGAAATgcattctctttttttttctggaaTACTTAGGAGAGCTGCGCATCATTGCGTTAAAGAGAAATCCATTCTCATAATCCTTTCATGAAATCATGCCTACTTAAGAGCTAACTTCCATTAAAACGTCTGTAATATTTTGTCATGATTTTTTTCTCTTAGATTCTGATGTGTTTTGTTTGATGCTCCCCTTGCTTGCAGGCTGGTGCCCTGATGTTAGCTGATAATGGCATTTGTTGTATCGATGAATTTGATAAAATGGACATTAAGGATCAGGTATGTCTACCAAAAGCTTCTGTTGTCTTTCCCTTTCTTAATAGTCATTCATGTCAAAAAGTAAGCATGGCTTGTTCCTTACATCCATTGTAGGTCGCTATACATGAAGCAATGGAACAGCAAACAATTAGCATAACCAAAGCAGGAATACAGGCAACTTTGAATGCTCGAACATCAATTTTAGCTGCAGCAAATCCGACCGGAGGCCGTTATGACAAGTCAAAACCACTTAAGGTAATTCTCATCTCATGTCTATAAAATTTTACAAGTGCATATCTGAACATTACATGTTATGATGTGAAAACTAAAAGTTGTTAAAATCTAATTCTTTTTGTTTGCTGCAATCTCTTCCAGTACAATGTGGCATTGCCCCCAGCTATTCTTTCAAGATTTGATCTGGTCTACATCATGATTGATGAACCTGATGAAAACACTGACTACCACATTGCTCATCACATTGTAAGAGTCCATCAGAAACGTGAAGAAGCACTTTCCCCTGCATTTAGCACCGCACAACTGAAGCGTTATATTTCTTTTGCAAAGTCTTTGAAACCTCAGGTTTGCCTCTTTAGTGCTCTTGAAAAAGGTCTCTTGAGAAAATGGGCTTCAACTTCTCGTAGCCTTATAGTTATCTCTTTATTTCATTTCAGCTGAGTTCAGAAGCAAAGAAAGTTCTGGTGGAGTCGTATGTTACCCTTCGTAGAGGGGACAGTACTCCTGGAACTAGGGTTGCTTACAGGATGACAGTTCGGCAATTGGAAGCATTGATTCGGCTGTCCGAAGCTATTGCTCGAAGCCATTTAGAAAGAGTTGTAAGTATACTAATTCACTTCTATCGCGGATCCTATTCTTCGTGTACCACTTCTCTATCTGTTCTGATGGAATCATGGAATATATTAAGTCACTTGCCCTTTCATGGACAATATGATCAACCTATATTTGATCTTCACGCTGCTTGCATTGTTATTGTTGTCCATTTCCATTACTTTGTGACTAACTTCATTTGGTATTGAAATCTTTTAGGTTCTCCCAGCTCATGTTCGCCTGGCAGTTAAATTGCTCAAGACATCCATCATCAGGTGATTTGGTTGAACTGGTAACCTTTATATGAATCGATATGTGCATAATGATGTCATTGATGCGAACTTCATTGATTTTGTGTAGTGTTGAATCAAGTGAAGTTGATCTCTCTGACTTCCAAGATGCTGAAGATGGAACAAATGTACCTTCTGAGAATGATGCTGGACAGCCAGCTGAAGAAGATGCTGCTCCTCAGCAGCAGGGTGCAGGTGGGTTTCCAAGTGTTAAAACTTAATATGGCTGTCTTTTTATTAGGTTGTTTCTAACCGTTTTGTTATTTATGTCAAAACACTAGAAAATGACCAAGCAGCGGATAACGGTAAGAAGAAATTGGTAATAACTGAAGAACACTTCCAGAGAGTTACTCAAGCTTTGGTTATGAGACTAAGGCAGCATGAAGAGTCAGTCAAGAAAGATGGTACTTCTTTTTGGATTACTTTGTCTTCTAGCCTTATTGACTCAACCATACCCATGCATTTTTATCCTAGCAACAGTCCAGCTCAAAACCTATACTTGCTTTGCTTAACAAAAGAACTGTGATAGATAGCTAAACTTGTTAATGAACATATGACTCAGCAACACAAACATGAACCATCTTTTTTTGGCTTTTGGGAGACATGCTTTCTTACTTGGATTGCAGTTGCACTAAGTGGAAAGTAATCTGAGCAAACTTTTAGTCTCTGTTGGACTATAAATAATTATTTTGCAACTTACACTGAATAAATTTCTTGACTATCATCTTAGGAACTATGAATGATTCGATGATATATGTAAACACTAGAAACCTCAATAGATTTTCTTCCCTCATGTATTGCATTGTTTCTCTATGCTGTGGCATTCAAGTTATCTGCCATTTGTTGTTGCTTATTGGACCCTGTGGTGATGCAGGCGATGGTTTGGCTGGCATGAAGCAAGGGGATCTTATCATTTGGTATGTTGAGCAGCAGAATGCCAAAGGGGCATATAGTTCTACTGCAGAGGTGAAGGAAGAAGTGAAGTGTATCAAGGCCATTATAGAGGTGAGTCCTGCAGTGCTCTGTTTGGGTATGGTATGGTCATTTCCAAACCTGAGTGCATTTTAACTAAATGAACACAACACAACATAGCATGACGATGCACCTAAAATCTTCTTGTATGTGCATATGCAGAGACTTATACAGCGGGAAGGCCATCTTATAGTCATTGATGAAGGCACAGCAGCCACAGCCGAAGATGGCAGTGGCGCGAGAAGAACATCAGAGAGCAGAATATTGGCAGTTAACCCGAACTATGTTGTTGATTAGCAACAGCATCGTAACATGCTGCTAACTCAAGTCAGTTGATGTGGTTAACCAACATAAGCTATAGTTCGGGTGATGTGCCTGTTGTGCCCTAGCATTGTTGTACAATCTCCATCTCAGATGTGCTCATTGCAAGGGAGCACATGATCCTCAAAACTTATAATTTGTTTGCTCTTGCTTCTAGGTTTAGTGATGCATGATAATTAGCATATGTAGTCTGACTGTGTAAGTTTGGCCGTGTTTCCCTAGCTAACTTTCATAGCATCAGCTTGATTTATCAGACACGGACTACTGCAATTTTCTATTTGCTTTCTCAAGTTCACCCTTTTTGGATCCATTTAAATTTAAATGGGATAAAATGTTGCTTATGAGCATTGAATCCTCTGCATCAGAAGAATAGCTGTGCTAATTGGTGAACAATGTCACAGAacccatttatttatttatttgtctgTTTTATGAGGAAGTCAATTTATTGGCCACCAAACTTAAGCGTTGAGGGCACAG
This genomic interval carries:
- the LOC136512802 gene encoding DNA replication licensing factor MCM6 — translated: MEAFGGFYVDEKAARVENIFLEFLKRFKESDGAGEPFYEAEMEAMRSRETTTMYVDFAHVMRFNDVLQKAISEEYLRFEPCLRNACKRFVLEHRAGENRAPIISDDSPNKDINIAFYNIPMLKKLRELGTAEIGKLTAVMGVVTRTSEVRPELLQGTFKCLDCGNVVKNVEQQFKYTEPIICVNATCQNRTKWALLRQESKFTDWQRVRMQETSKEIPAGSLPRSLDVILRHEIVEKARAGDTVIFAGTVVAVPDVMALTSPGERAECRREAPQRKNGGVQEGVKGLKSLGVRDLSYRLAFVANSVQVADGRREVDIRDRDTDGDDSERQKFTEEEEDEVVRMRNTPDFFNKIVDSICPTVFGHQEIKRAVLLMLLGGVHKITHEGINLRGDINVCIVGDPSCAKSQFLKYTADIVPRSVYTSGKSSSAAGLTATVAKEPETGEFCIEAGALMLADNGICCIDEFDKMDIKDQVAIHEAMEQQTISITKAGIQATLNARTSILAAANPTGGRYDKSKPLKYNVALPPAILSRFDLVYIMIDEPDENTDYHIAHHIVRVHQKREEALSPAFSTAQLKRYISFAKSLKPQLSSEAKKVLVESYVTLRRGDSTPGTRVAYRMTVRQLEALIRLSEAIARSHLERVVLPAHVRLAVKLLKTSIISVESSEVDLSDFQDAEDGTNVPSENDAGQPAEEDAAPQQQGAENDQAADNGKKKLVITEEHFQRVTQALVMRLRQHEESVKKDGDGLAGMKQGDLIIWYVEQQNAKGAYSSTAEVKEEVKCIKAIIERLIQREGHLIVIDEGTAATAEDGSGARRTSESRILAVNPNYVVD